The Vitis vinifera cultivar Pinot Noir 40024 chromosome 8, ASM3070453v1 genome segment GTAACACGCAGCTCAGCTGTTCTCTTTCAGAGTGCTATCCAGGAAGGGAGAGGTGTCTGCCTTCTCTACCATTTCTACTGTCAATCCTGTTGGAAAGTCCCTACTGCAAAAAGGGTTGTTAACAGCAAAAGGAACCCTCATGGTGGTTGAAAGTTCAACTGTGGTTGAATTGTAAATACTGTGAGGTCCATCTCCTTTTATGGGAGTGATTTTGATATCCTCTCGGCTGCCATTCTTGTCTGAAATCAAACCAGAATCTGGATCATGTTTTGCTCTATCAACTCCTCCAAGACCTGCTTCCTCTGCCTTCAAGTGACTCTCTCCATTAGCTTTAGGAGATATATTGCCCTGAATTTCTGGAGATTGGCCAGCACAATTTCTTACACTTTTTGAAGCAGAAGAAACCTTTGTTGAAGCATTTGATGGTTGCTGATGAGGTAAAGAAGATGAAGGTTTCATACTCAAGGAATTCTTCTGAGTATTGGGCTTTATGTTCCCAACTGGTGTCACAGTTCTTACAGTTTGAAAATTTCCTTGTTTCCCCTTGTTTGAAGCCCCTTTAGGGCTACAAAATCCCGCTCCTACTTTAGGCAAACTACTCGGTACCCCAGAATGAGATTGCATACTTCCATTGGGAGTCCGCACCATTGATTTCGCCTGCATAACATAGAAATAATGCAAGTACAGTGCTTGCCTCAGAAAATTATGTTCCAAAAATAAtgatagagaaaaagaaaaggtgtGATTTTGCTATCATATGATTTACCATTAAAAAGACAAGCAACATTTTGAAGTTATTTTGTGAAAGCATTCATCAAAATAACAACTTCTACTGTCCAAAGATGACTTccctataaaaacaataaataaataataataataataataataattgcaaTGTGGTTTAATTGGGGGGAAAAGGCTTACTGACCCCATCAAAAAAGCCAATTTTTGGTGATGGCATTCGAAGACCTGAGGGTTTTGTGGAGGCTGGATGATGAAGTGTGCCAGTTCCTGTTGTGCTTTTCTTTCCACTTTGGCTCAGCAACCCAGTTACCTGATTTTCAGGTCCAACTGTATGAGAGGCATTACGATCTTCACAGACCCCCTTGCAAGGAGAACTAGTTCCAAGGCTAGCCGTTGAGTTGCTAGACCTTTGATTAACAGTAGaagttgatgatgatgattctgTGGACCATTCGCTGATGGAGCTGGCAGGTGACATGCTAGAAGAAAGCTTGGCCGTAGACATCAAATAAGCTGAGATGTGAGAATTGGCAGACAGAGTCTTATTTCTCACTGCAGTTCTTGTTGGGATCTTCAGTGTCGAACCAGAAGGAGGAGGATTAGAAGTTCTGGAAtcaaattttcttctcattGTATTTGTGGAAGATTTACCAATATTGTCAGATGGAGTACTGCCACTACTATCAAATGAGGAACTAGAAGTTGTTGGCTCTGTCTTTGCTGCTGGTAAGGAACGTTTAGAAGATGATTTGGAAGATTGTGTAGGCCTAGGCACAAAACCATGTGACTCACCCAAACCAGTTATCTTGGACCCTGGAGCCCCTCTACCTGCATAGTCACATTAAGTTCAGAGTGAAGTGGAGTGCAAAGAATTTTGCttgtgaaaaagaaatcaatcaAAGCTAACGGATTTCTCTTTACCAATGGAACCTTTTGCACTATCCTTTTCCATTCTGAGACTGTTGGCGCCCAAAGAAGCCCTTTTGGTTGATGCTGTTGAGATGGGATTAGCCCGGCTTATTATCTTGGGTGGCCTGGGCAGTGATGAAATTGACTGTCTACTACTAGCAACAGGCTtggtttataaaaaataaagtgtcaGTAGAACccaaattaaaagttaaattcTTTTCATGATACTAAGCCATTCATTTACCTAGCCTATCTGCCTAACCAGTAAACAATCCCATTATTGGGGCTAACATGAGTCCTTCAAGTAATGGAACtcaaatgaaagaaatgagcaaaaaaattagtgaaattGGTCTAATGATTCCAAAGTATGTGCATGGCATATTATCAATTGGATGCTGCACATACAATTTGAACAGCCCAATTGGTACATGATAAGCTATTTGCATAATAGAGTacaaaaaaaccaataatttcTAGGAACTTAATAAATACATACCTGTGTGACTTGTGGACGTACAGGACCCTGTTTTATCATTTTCCCTGATCCTTGCATCCCGGAAGCTGCTTTGGGCTGCACCTGAAAATTGGAATAACTTTACTTCGGACAttactaaaaaatgaaaattcaaaactGCCAGCCATGTACCGAAAATACCTTTTTCTGAGAAGCAACTTCCACCTTCTTTGaagctggaaaaaaaaaacaccttaaGTTTGAGactatgttttcaaaaacatgtgCATACAGTGGACTATCCTATGACAATATTTACATTGATTAGTAAACAGAATCATTCAGTGAATACACTTGGAAGATCTTGGAAAAGGAAACCTCATCCTGCCAGCTTTAGATGTATGCAAGGGGATGATGACCCCGCCAAATTCACTCCATGTTAGATTCCACTTCAATATTGAGCCATTCAGATCATTCTAATAATCAGACCTTTGAAATGCTGTTTTTTTTATAGCTATAAAAGTATGAAAGCATTAAGACACAAATATCTATGATTATCCATGGACGTCCACATTAAACCTCATTCTTTCTGAGGGTGCCTGATCTGCATCAGGGCAATGCTGGGACAACTTAAATGGAAGTAACCTAGGAAATTGAATTGTAATAATGCACAAGAATttagttataaatatactaAAATCAGGAAAATCAATAACACGTGAAGGTCACTGTGATAGTGTTGGTGGATCAAAGAAGATGCTGGTGATGCTGGAAATGCAATTGATGCTAAAGTAAATATATGAATTCCCCCTCACCACCACAAAAAGAAAGGTAACAGCAGTGGTAGAGGAAGAAGAATCCACCCAAAGCATTACATGTAAATACCGATGGTGGAATTCCCCCATTCACTCATGCTCAAATATGTGCCACCTTCAAAACAGATGAAAACCACTATTtggttttttgtctttttccaaGAACATAAGTAGTACTGCACTTACAATGGATAGTTCTACCTTCCATTTCTCCTGTTCCTGCTTTGCTATTCTTTGAATGTGTCACATTTGACCTTATTCTGGATTTCTGAATCGAAGCTCTTACATCTTCAAACAAATCAGCCTCAAGACTTTCCAATGTCAAACTATCACTTTCCATTGTAGAGATTGAATCAGCAGATCTGCGTAAATCATCCTCTTGAATTCTAGGTAATGAATGCTTCCCATCCCTATCAACTCCTTCAATCATGCTAGACAACTCTTCAGGTTCCAGCACACCTGAATATATAGAAGAGATGCTCTTAACCATGTGTTTGGACAAAGAGAGGAAAAGGAAGAAATCTATAGAGCCAAAAGTTTCCACTACATATAGAGGCATACCAGCGCTTGTGAAGAAAGCACTATCCCAGGCTAAGCTTTTCCGCAAGTTACACTTGCCAATTTTTTGTGTTCTTTCCGGTTCTAATGATTCTGATAGTTGAGATACTTGGTCCCTCTGATCAACAATGTCTGCTGAGTCCTCTGCTTTGCTGGCATCCACAGCATCtggaaactcaaaaattctgtGCTCTTGCTGATTTTCTGAagatcaattttaattaaatcaaacTGGAAATTCAGTAGCAATGATAGAAGTGATaagatgaaaatgaaatgatgGAAAATTGTTATCTGAGAACATAAGTATCAAGTTAAAAAacatccaaaaataaataaagattctTTAATGCAAATGGGTTGAAACAGAATGATTATGCATGGCCAGCCTTTAGTCATATTAGGGAAGGTTTATAAGATAGAAACCCAACAGACTTGCTCCATGCACCCACCTGGATTCAGTGTGCCACGAGGGCCTTTTAAAAGCTATTAGAAGATGTGAGAGAACACAGCATCCACATGGTCATAATAAAGACTATTCTGTGGCTTTTGTAATATGAGGCACTGAATTAAAAAGGTTGGCTctgattatttttattccaaGATATCAATTGGGTCAGATTTCTCAGGTTCTATGAACAATCCAGATACTGTAATATTGTGACACAAAAATGAATACAAATTGTAGTAGCAGCTGAAAAATCAAGTGGAAATCAGATTACAAAATATAATGCTTATTGAGACAGTCAAAGTCATGTGAAAGCATTTACATCTTTACAATTGCAGCCAAAGTGGAATAAGCTTTAGAATTGCAGCTGTTGAAATGATCAACTGGAAGTAAGATTGCAGCCAAAATATAATGCTTATTGAGACAGTCAAAGACATGTGAAAGCATTTACATCTTTACAATTGCAGCCAAAGTGGAATAAGCTTTAGAATTGCAGCTGTTGAAATGATCAACTAGAAGTaagattacaaaaaataatgtttatggGGGCAGTCAAAGATATGTGAAAACATTTTAAGCTTTATAATCCATCCAACatggaaatgaaaatttctAACTTATGTTGTCACAAAAAAGGACAAACAAAGTAGGCAAACAAAACAAGGCACTAGAACTTACAGAGAGTTGAAAAATTACACCCAAGAAAACTACAAAATAAACTTCCCTGTGCtaattcattttcttaattGAATGAATCCTGTTTAAAGAGAACAAGTCAAGAAACTTAGTTTTACACCATGGGGAAGTTTAGGGATAAGAAAAAAGGTTCGCCCATAATATACACAACTAAGAACAGGGATAAGATAAAGTACTTTCACAGATAATCCAATCAGTTTGCAAAAAGAGAAGTCCTAGGTAAATAAGCTAAGCAAGAAAGATCATCTTCACATTTGTAAACTCTTGCAATAGTAATGATATATGAATTTCTTGTATTCCAATTAAAGTTCTTTGGCATTATGTTTCCTATGATGATATGGTGTTGTATGGCAATATTAATGGGTTAGGGGGTAAATACACAACAATTATTGTAGAGATGGCTATGGAACCTAAGCATTTCAAAATAACTGGAAGAGAGAAAGAGTGGACCTGAAGGATTTCTGAAGGACTAAAGCATTTGGATTTGGGTGTGAaggattattttttatcaaatattgtTTTGCTTGGCTGTGATCCTTAGATGAAAATCTGTCATGTTCAGATTTAATAGATAATTTGGAGAGGGTTTGAGCCCTGCTTTGTGGCTGTTGTAGACTTTGTCCCTTTTTGTTCCTTACAGGTTTACTGCTCCATATATACCTCCTGTGTACTTAGGTTGTGCCTCCATGTAAATGGGtgctttttatttaatatcttgtatattttgcctatcaaaaaaatgtgGGAAGAAGAAAGCTTGTTAAATGCAACATTAGTGACACTGAATTTGGGTTATTGCAATAGTTAATATCAAATATTAGGACATGTCAGAAGAACAAATCAGCTTTATGATCCAGTAGTTTCTTCCCAAGAGTGCCACCAGTTGGCTTATGGAAGTGTGAAGCTACTGAAGCTGAGAGCCTAAGAACTATATAAGTTGTGCACCTCTTTGAGTTGCAATAACTGATAACAACACAACATCACACcaattccatttccatttcctTCCTCATTGAGCACTCGATCAATTTTTTCCaaatagaaaatttcttaaaacattttatgagcATGCTGAAAGTGGTCAACTACTCATCCAGTACTGTGATAGTGTGCAACCATTATCTCATTATCCAAAATTTGATCTGAAAAGGAAGCAATTtaccaattttgaaaaatcgtTATTCTTCAGATGAGCCACAAAACATTGCGACTGATCAGGACTCTTTCATTCCCAATGGTTGAAGCTACTTCAATGAGAATTTTAACTTCTGTTTCAACTTCAAAAGAATGGCTGGCTAGGCAGAAATGAATTAAATCTCTGTTCAGGTCCTCCGAAAATGTGAAGGGAATAATatagggaaaaaggaaaaaggaaaaaggaaacaaaaagagaagGAGAAAACAAAACGCTTATAAGCTGAGAGtaataaatttttcattcaatttttccCCTCAACTTTCCTGAAAATAAGAAGATTCAAAACATACAAGTTCCGATTAATTTCCAATCATTGTTTCtttccaaataagaaaaaaaaatgtattcatttcaacctttttatttcctctgtTTTCAAGATCCAAACACCATCTAAATGGATCGCTAAGCCACAGTATCGCTTCCAATCAGACAACCAATCTCATTTCACATTCCCCTTTCTGTGGCATTTCATGCAGTCTATAAAATTGAAATCCCTAAATTTCACCCAAAAGAAACAAATCACCAATCAACTTAATATCACGAAACAAGCACTCAAATCCCTGAGCATTCGTccaaaataaagaacaaatatcaaaatcaaaattatgatGAATGAACTCATATAGAACAAGAATCTGCTGATTCGAAccgaaaataaaaataaaaacaacaacaacaacgaGACCTGAAGATTGGGAGATGAGAGAATCGTCCTCGAAGCAAACATCGATGAGGCTAAGCCCTTTGACCTCATCATCACGCTCCTTCACCGCATCCATATCGCAGCTTCACAGATCTGATAAACGATCGAAAAGGAAGAATGGTATATGGAACAGCAGAAGAGTaacttttgtgttttttttttgaacttttgaGAAGCGGCGGTTTCAAATAAAAACGTTCatcaaagaaattgaaattataaatgatatttttatttgatattatatataggTGCCTGGAAAAGATAGAGAGCGTCTTGGGTGTTCTGCCGATGGACCAGAAGAGCGGTACTTGATAATGAGTATTCAGTCAATTGAGTCGTGgtgggacccataggaaaaaaatttgaaccgTTGGATATGTATTTTTGAGGCGCGCCAGGGTTTGGGTGGACGCAAAACCATCTTGGTTAAGGTGGGACCTAGGAAAGTAGTTTGGTCAGAATTTGAAGACCTGATTGTTATCGGTATGCAGAATGGATGGCTCAGATCGTGTATATGGAAGGTTCTGGTCGGTCTTAGACGAATGTTAGTTGTAAACAGTGTTGAATACCCAAAATGACAAAGGTAGCCCTCTACTGTTTTTCATATTACAACTGTTTGTATTTTTGGTACGTTGTGAAGCTGTAGAAAGTAGAAAGAAGCCGTTAAGGGCATTACCATTTTTGTTCTGTCTTTGACCAGGGAGTTTTGGTTCAAACTTGCCTTTTTGCtgttaaaatatttcaaaatagttttaatatACATTTAAAAGTCGTATTTTAATActacatttaaaatataatttcttattaattaaaataattttaaaaaattacttcaaacattagttttaaaaaattaccaatAATTTATATCTTATTGACTTAAAGGTTTGATTTCAACCAAAATTCTTGATTAagcaaaataaaattctaaaatttcgtgttaaaaaaattatggattaATTTCACTTGccttttttaatgttttatctAAATACAACTAACTcctattgatttaaaaattcgCCAAATACCTCTCTTGTTTCGAATAAGAGGAATgagtaaaaatattaaatgaggAGAATGGGGAGACATTAAAATTTaggatgaaattaaaaaaaggtaTTATTATTAAGACAAAATTTAAGAACACTAATGAGATTAGTGGTAGGATGAGGAAAATGAAATACCTTCTTTAGATGAAAGATCTAAAGAGTAAAAGGAATAGATTTTGTACCAATATTGAGGATGAGAATTTGCTTACCATTACCAACAATCACTTGACCTTTTCCCTTGTATGGTTGGACGTTTATGAGAGAGCTGACCTCTTGAGTGAGCCGATGCGTAGCTCTAGTATCAAAGAACCAGGCGTCATTGCTTGGAGTGGAAGGAGATGGAAGCATAGCTTGCATTTGGGTGTTGTTGTTGGTAGATTTATGAATGGCAGTAGAGTTGTTAGTGGAGGtaaatctttcaaaattaatatcaaaccAATGATAACTATAACGGTGAGACTGAACTTTCCACATAATTAGCATTGTGGACCTCTTGTATGATTGTTTGAATACCTTGACTTGGACCACCATTTGACCTTCTACTTGGTTTGTGTCCATAGTCATTCTTGTTGGGAATGAAATTATTa includes the following:
- the LOC100263620 gene encoding uncharacterized protein LOC100263620 isoform X4; the encoded protein is MDAVKERDDEVKGLSLIDVCFEDDSLISQSSENQQEHRIFEFPDAVDASKAEDSADIVDQRDQVSQLSESLEPERTQKIGKCNLRKSLAWDSAFFTSAGVLEPEELSSMIEGVDRDGKHSLPRIQEDDLRRSADSISTMESDSLTLESLEADLFEDVRASIQKSRIRSNVTHSKNSKAGTGEMEASKKVEVASQKKPKAASGMQGSGKMIKQGPVRPQVTQPVASSRQSISSLPRPPKIISRANPISTASTKRASLGANSLRMEKDSAKGSIGRGAPGSKITGLGESHGFVPRPTQSSKSSSKRSLPAAKTEPTTSSSSFDSSGSTPSDNIGKSSTNTMRRKFDSRTSNPPPSGSTLKIPTRTAVRNKTLSANSHISAYLMSTAKLSSSMSPASSISEWSTESSSSTSTVNQRSSNSTASLGTSSPCKGVCEDRNASHTVGPENQVTGLLSQSGKKSTTGTGTLHHPASTKPSGLRMPSPKIGFFDGAKSMVRTPNGSMQSHSGVPSSLPKVGAGFCSPKGASNKGKQGNFQTVRTVTPVGNIKPNTQKNSLSMKPSSSLPHQQPSNASTKVSSASKSVRNCAGQSPEIQGNISPKANGESHLKAEEAGLGGVDRAKHDPDSGLISDKNGSREDIKITPIKGDGPHSIYNSTTVELSTTMRVPFAVNNPFCSRDFPTGLTVEMVEKADTSPFLDSTLKENS
- the LOC100263620 gene encoding uncharacterized protein LOC100263620 isoform X2 → MDAVKERDDEVKGLSLIDVCFEDDSLISQSSENQQEHRIFEFPDAVDASKAEDSADIVDQRDQVSQLSESLEPERTQKIGKCNLRKSLAWDSAFFTSAGVLEPEELSSMIEGVDRDGKHSLPRIQEDDLRRSADSISTMESDSLTLESLEADLFEDVRASIQKSRIRSNVTHSKNSKAGTGEMEGRTIHSSKKVEVASQKKPKAASGMQGSGKMIKQGPVRPQVTQPVASSRQSISSLPRPPKIISRANPISTASTKRASLGANSLRMEKDSAKGSIGRGAPGSKITGLGESHGFVPRPTQSSKSSSKRSLPAAKTEPTTSSSSFDSSGSTPSDNIGKSSTNTMRRKFDSRTSNPPPSGSTLKIPTRTAVRNKTLSANSHISAYLMSTAKLSSSMSPASSISEWSTESSSSTSTVNQRSSNSTASLGTSSPCKGVCEDRNASHTVGPENQVTGLLSQSGKKSTTGTGTLHHPASTKPSGLRMPSPKIGFFDGAKSMVRTPNGSMQSHSGVPSSLPKVGAGFCSPKGASNKGKQGNFQTVRTVTPVGNIKPNTQKNSLSMKPSSSLPHQQPSNASTKVSSASKSVRNCAGQSPEIQGNISPKANGESHLKAEEAGLGGVDRAKHDPDSGLISDKNGSREDIKITPIKGDGPHSIYNSTTVELSTTMRVPFAVNNPFCSRDFPTGLTVEMVEKADTSPFLDSTLKENS
- the LOC100263620 gene encoding uncharacterized protein LOC100263620 isoform X3, whose product is MDAVKERDDEVKGLSLIDVCFEDDSLISQSSENQQEHRIFEFPDAVDASKAEDSADIVDQRDQVSQLSESLEPERTQKIGKCNLRKSLAWDSAFFTSAGVLEPEELSSMIEGVDRDGKHSLPRIQEDDLRRSADSISTMESDSLTLESLEADLFEDVRASIQKSRIRSNVTHSKNSKAGTGEMEASKKVEVASQKKVQPKAASGMQGSGKMIKQGPVRPQVTQPVASSRQSISSLPRPPKIISRANPISTASTKRASLGANSLRMEKDSAKGSIGRGAPGSKITGLGESHGFVPRPTQSSKSSSKRSLPAAKTEPTTSSSSFDSSGSTPSDNIGKSSTNTMRRKFDSRTSNPPPSGSTLKIPTRTAVRNKTLSANSHISAYLMSTAKLSSSMSPASSISEWSTESSSSTSTVNQRSSNSTASLGTSSPCKGVCEDRNASHTVGPENQVTGLLSQSGKKSTTGTGTLHHPASTKPSGLRMPSPKIGFFDGAKSMVRTPNGSMQSHSGVPSSLPKVGAGFCSPKGASNKGKQGNFQTVRTVTPVGNIKPNTQKNSLSMKPSSSLPHQQPSNASTKVSSASKSVRNCAGQSPEIQGNISPKANGESHLKAEEAGLGGVDRAKHDPDSGLISDKNGSREDIKITPIKGDGPHSIYNSTTVELSTTMRVPFAVNNPFCSRDFPTGLTVEMVEKADTSPFLDSTLKENS
- the LOC100263620 gene encoding uncharacterized protein LOC100263620 isoform X1; translation: MDAVKERDDEVKGLSLIDVCFEDDSLISQSSENQQEHRIFEFPDAVDASKAEDSADIVDQRDQVSQLSESLEPERTQKIGKCNLRKSLAWDSAFFTSAGVLEPEELSSMIEGVDRDGKHSLPRIQEDDLRRSADSISTMESDSLTLESLEADLFEDVRASIQKSRIRSNVTHSKNSKAGTGEMEGRTIHSSKKVEVASQKKVQPKAASGMQGSGKMIKQGPVRPQVTQPVASSRQSISSLPRPPKIISRANPISTASTKRASLGANSLRMEKDSAKGSIGRGAPGSKITGLGESHGFVPRPTQSSKSSSKRSLPAAKTEPTTSSSSFDSSGSTPSDNIGKSSTNTMRRKFDSRTSNPPPSGSTLKIPTRTAVRNKTLSANSHISAYLMSTAKLSSSMSPASSISEWSTESSSSTSTVNQRSSNSTASLGTSSPCKGVCEDRNASHTVGPENQVTGLLSQSGKKSTTGTGTLHHPASTKPSGLRMPSPKIGFFDGAKSMVRTPNGSMQSHSGVPSSLPKVGAGFCSPKGASNKGKQGNFQTVRTVTPVGNIKPNTQKNSLSMKPSSSLPHQQPSNASTKVSSASKSVRNCAGQSPEIQGNISPKANGESHLKAEEAGLGGVDRAKHDPDSGLISDKNGSREDIKITPIKGDGPHSIYNSTTVELSTTMRVPFAVNNPFCSRDFPTGLTVEMVEKADTSPFLDSTLKENS